The following proteins come from a genomic window of Leisingera daeponensis DSM 23529:
- a CDS encoding TRAP transporter small permease, producing the protein MKILRTIDKNAERWLLLVFYVMLVITMAIEVIRRELFAFSSIWGEEIVRYSFIYLAWIGAAAAVKERAHIRIDVLMHYLGPRPKALLYIFGDLVMFIVALVALYWSFETVLVSAKFGSVSHGLRVSMVWFLMAVPAGFALMIWRLLQSFLRDWRSLRDGTPVFEGDKLFD; encoded by the coding sequence ATGAAGATCCTGCGAACGATAGACAAGAACGCGGAGCGCTGGCTGCTCCTGGTGTTCTACGTGATGCTGGTCATCACCATGGCGATCGAGGTCATCCGGCGCGAGCTGTTTGCCTTCTCCTCGATCTGGGGCGAGGAGATCGTCCGCTATTCCTTCATCTATCTGGCCTGGATCGGTGCCGCCGCGGCGGTCAAGGAACGCGCGCATATCCGCATTGATGTGCTGATGCACTACCTCGGCCCAAGGCCCAAGGCGCTGCTCTACATCTTCGGCGATCTGGTGATGTTCATCGTGGCGCTGGTGGCGCTCTACTGGTCGTTTGAGACGGTTCTGGTCTCCGCCAAGTTCGGATCGGTCAGCCACGGGCTGCGGGTTTCGATGGTGTGGTTCCTGATGGCGGTGCCCGCGGGGTTCGCCCTGATGATCTGGCGCCTGCTGCAATCCTTCCTGCGCGACTGGCGCAGCCTTCGCGACGGCACTCCCGTCTTTGAAGGCGACAAGCTGTTTGATTGA
- a CDS encoding bifunctional aconitate hydratase 2/2-methylisocitrate dehydratase translates to MSLYTDYLNEIETRKEQGLNPKPIDDGALVEELIAQIRDTGNAHRDDSLNHLIYNTLPGTTSAAGVKAKFLKEIILGEAEVPEISTAFAFELLSHMKGGPSVEVLLDLALGEDAAVAGQAAEVLKTQVFLYEADTDRLKQAFAAGNGIAKDILESYAKAEFFTKLPDIDENIEVVTYVAAEGDISTDLLSPGNQAHSRSDRELHGKCLISEKAQQEIEALKLQHPGKRVMLVAEKGTMGVGSSRMSGVNNVALWTGKQASPYVPFVNIAPVVAGTNGISPIFLTTVGVTGGIGLDLKNWVRKTDSDGNPILNNDGNPILEQKYSVETGTVLSINTKTKKLCSADTGEELADVSSAFTPQKVEFMKAGGSYAIVFGKKLQTFAAETLGVEPAPVFAPSKVVSHEGQGLTAVEKIFNKNAVGVAGDTVLHAGSDARVKVNIVGSQDTTGLMTAQELESMAATVISPTVDGAYQSGCHTASVWDLKAQANIPKLMKFMNKFGLITARDPKGVYHSMTDVIHKVLNDLTVDDWDITIGGDSHTRMSKGVAFGADSGTVALALATGEATMPIPESVKVTFKGRMKDHMDFRDVVHATQAQMLQQHGDNVFQGRVIEVHIGTLLADQAFTFTDWTAEMKAKASICISNDDTLVGSLELAKSRIQVMIDKGMDNEAGTLQGLIDKADKRIAEIKSGENPALAPDGNAKYFAEVVVDLDAIDEPMIADPDVNNADVSKRYTHDTIRPVSYYGGNKKVDLGFVGSCMVHKGDMKIVAQMLKNLEKKSGKVAFNAPLVVAAPTYNIIDELKEEGDWEILQRYSGFEFDDLMPKSKARTEYENILYLERPGCNLCMGNQEKAAKGDTVLATSTRLFQGRVVEDSADKKGESLLASTPVVVLSAILGRTPSMDEYKSAVEGIDLTKFAPPLEKPAGARSVHF, encoded by the coding sequence ATGAGCCTTTACACAGACTACCTGAATGAGATCGAAACCCGCAAAGAGCAGGGTTTGAACCCCAAGCCCATCGACGATGGCGCGCTGGTTGAAGAGCTGATCGCGCAAATCAGGGACACCGGGAACGCGCACCGCGACGATTCCCTGAACCACCTGATCTACAACACCCTGCCCGGCACCACGAGCGCCGCAGGCGTCAAGGCGAAATTCTTGAAGGAGATCATCCTGGGTGAAGCCGAAGTTCCGGAAATCTCCACCGCATTCGCGTTCGAGCTGCTGTCCCACATGAAAGGCGGCCCGTCGGTGGAGGTGCTGCTGGACCTGGCGCTTGGCGAGGATGCCGCGGTGGCGGGGCAGGCGGCCGAGGTGCTGAAGACGCAGGTCTTCCTGTATGAGGCGGACACCGATCGCCTGAAGCAGGCCTTTGCAGCCGGCAACGGCATCGCCAAGGACATCCTGGAAAGCTATGCAAAGGCAGAGTTCTTCACCAAGCTGCCGGACATCGACGAAAACATCGAGGTCGTCACCTATGTCGCAGCCGAGGGCGATATCTCTACCGACCTGCTGTCGCCGGGCAACCAGGCGCACAGCCGCTCGGACCGCGAGTTGCACGGCAAATGCCTGATCTCCGAAAAGGCGCAGCAGGAAATCGAGGCGCTGAAGCTGCAGCACCCGGGCAAGCGCGTGATGCTGGTTGCCGAAAAGGGCACGATGGGCGTCGGGTCCTCCCGCATGTCCGGCGTCAACAACGTCGCCCTGTGGACCGGCAAGCAGGCCAGCCCCTATGTGCCGTTCGTGAACATCGCGCCGGTTGTTGCGGGCACCAATGGCATCTCCCCCATCTTCCTGACCACCGTGGGCGTGACCGGCGGCATCGGGCTTGACCTGAAGAACTGGGTCCGGAAAACCGATTCCGATGGCAATCCGATCCTGAACAACGACGGCAACCCGATCCTGGAGCAGAAATACTCTGTCGAAACGGGCACGGTGCTGTCGATCAACACCAAGACCAAGAAGCTCTGCAGCGCCGACACCGGCGAAGAGCTGGCGGATGTCTCCTCTGCCTTCACGCCGCAAAAGGTCGAATTCATGAAAGCCGGCGGCTCCTATGCCATCGTGTTCGGCAAGAAGCTGCAGACATTCGCAGCCGAGACCCTGGGCGTCGAGCCGGCGCCGGTCTTCGCGCCGTCCAAAGTGGTGTCGCATGAGGGCCAGGGCCTGACCGCGGTCGAGAAGATCTTCAACAAGAACGCCGTCGGCGTGGCCGGGGACACGGTGCTGCACGCAGGCTCGGATGCCCGCGTCAAGGTGAACATCGTCGGCTCGCAGGACACCACCGGCCTGATGACTGCGCAGGAACTGGAGTCGATGGCCGCGACCGTCATCTCTCCGACCGTCGACGGCGCCTATCAATCCGGCTGCCACACTGCCTCGGTCTGGGATCTGAAGGCGCAGGCCAACATCCCCAAGCTCATGAAATTCATGAACAAGTTCGGCCTGATCACGGCGCGGGACCCGAAGGGCGTTTACCACTCGATGACCGACGTGATCCACAAGGTGCTGAACGACCTCACCGTGGATGACTGGGACATCACCATCGGCGGCGACAGCCACACCCGGATGTCCAAGGGCGTGGCCTTCGGCGCCGACTCCGGCACCGTGGCGCTGGCGCTGGCAACCGGTGAGGCGACCATGCCGATCCCCGAGTCCGTCAAGGTGACGTTCAAGGGCCGCATGAAGGACCACATGGACTTCCGCGACGTGGTGCATGCCACCCAGGCGCAGATGCTGCAGCAGCACGGCGACAACGTCTTCCAGGGCCGCGTGATCGAAGTGCACATCGGCACCCTCTTGGCCGATCAGGCGTTCACCTTCACCGACTGGACCGCAGAGATGAAGGCGAAGGCCTCGATCTGCATCTCCAACGACGACACGCTGGTGGGCTCGCTGGAATTGGCAAAGTCGCGCATCCAGGTGATGATCGACAAAGGCATGGACAATGAGGCCGGCACCCTGCAGGGGCTGATCGACAAGGCCGACAAGCGGATCGCCGAAATCAAGTCCGGCGAAAACCCGGCCCTGGCGCCGGACGGAAATGCCAAGTATTTCGCCGAAGTCGTCGTCGACCTCGACGCGATTGACGAGCCGATGATCGCGGACCCCGACGTGAACAACGCGGATGTCTCCAAGCGCTACACCCACGACACCATCCGCCCCGTGTCCTATTACGGAGGTAACAAGAAGGTCGACCTGGGCTTTGTCGGTTCCTGCATGGTGCACAAGGGCGACATGAAAATCGTCGCGCAGATGCTGAAGAACCTGGAGAAAAAATCCGGCAAGGTCGCGTTCAACGCGCCTCTGGTTGTCGCGGCGCCGACCTACAATATCATCGACGAGCTGAAGGAAGAGGGCGACTGGGAAATCCTGCAGCGCTACTCGGGCTTTGAGTTCGATGACCTGATGCCGAAAAGCAAGGCGCGCACCGAATACGAGAACATCCTGTATCTGGAGCGTCCGGGCTGCAACCTCTGCATGGGCAACCAGGAGAAGGCCGCCAAGGGCGACACGGTTCTGGCCACCTCCACCCGCCTGTTCCAGGGCCGCGTCGTGGAAGACAGCGCCGACAAGAAGGGCGAGTCGCTGCTGGCCTCGACGCCGGTTGTTGTCCTGTCGGCGATCCTGGGCAGAACCCCCAGCATGGACGAATACAAGTCCGCCGTTGAGGGGATCGACCTGACCAAATTCGCGCCGCCGCTGGAAAAACCCGCTGGCGCGCGCTCGGTTCATTTCTGA
- a CDS encoding proton-conducting transporter membrane subunit, producing the protein MSHLFLPLLSPLILLAAAAYARRTPGRRPGLLPKAAEWCALAAFAAAAASAVLLLLHGPGTSALIGLWGVGISVRLDAVSATMLVLVSFIGWIVMRYAATYMDGEARQGAFAGWMSATLAAVLLLVMSGNLIQLLAAWVATSLLLNRLLLFYPERTTARRAARKKAVVARASELALAGAVLLLALSYGTTDISAILAAAQAGPATIAAAMLIALAAVLASAQFPAHGWLTEVMEAPTPVSALLHAGVINAGGFLLIRFADVMLAAPGVMALLVMLGGFTALFGGLVMLTQAAVKTSLAWSTIAQMGFMVMQCGLALFPLALLHIVAHSLYKAHAFLSAGEAVRNVAAIRRPGPVAVPSARNVLQAFAIGIVMYGLIGAVFGFDGKSVQAIALGVILIFGVAYILAQGLADAAPGALTRRTVIYASATSVSYFLLQSLALHMTAGTLPPAPAPGPLEWALIVLALVSFGAVAVAQATFPLWATHPAAAGLRVHLSSGLYANAIFDRLLDGWSNRKTA; encoded by the coding sequence ATGAGTCACCTGTTTCTGCCACTTCTAAGCCCGCTTATCCTGCTTGCCGCCGCTGCCTATGCGCGCCGGACACCCGGCCGCCGCCCGGGCCTGCTGCCCAAAGCGGCCGAGTGGTGCGCGCTTGCCGCCTTCGCAGCCGCAGCCGCCTCGGCCGTCCTGCTGCTGCTTCACGGCCCGGGAACCTCCGCGCTGATCGGCCTGTGGGGCGTTGGGATCTCGGTGCGGCTGGATGCGGTCAGCGCCACCATGCTGGTGCTGGTGAGCTTTATCGGCTGGATCGTCATGCGCTACGCGGCCACTTACATGGACGGCGAAGCGCGCCAGGGCGCCTTTGCGGGCTGGATGTCGGCGACCCTGGCCGCGGTTCTGCTGCTGGTGATGTCGGGCAATCTCATCCAGCTTTTGGCAGCCTGGGTGGCAACCAGCCTGCTGCTGAACCGCCTGCTCCTGTTCTACCCGGAGCGCACCACCGCCCGGCGCGCTGCGCGCAAGAAGGCTGTTGTGGCCCGGGCCAGCGAGCTGGCGCTGGCAGGCGCGGTGCTGCTGCTGGCGCTAAGCTACGGCACAACCGATATCTCCGCCATCCTGGCCGCCGCGCAGGCGGGCCCGGCGACGATTGCCGCCGCAATGCTGATCGCCTTGGCGGCAGTGCTGGCCTCGGCGCAGTTTCCGGCCCACGGCTGGCTGACCGAGGTGATGGAGGCCCCCACCCCGGTGTCGGCCCTGCTGCATGCGGGCGTCATAAACGCGGGCGGCTTCCTGCTGATCCGGTTCGCCGATGTGATGCTGGCCGCGCCGGGCGTGATGGCGCTGCTGGTCATGCTGGGCGGCTTCACGGCGCTGTTCGGCGGGCTGGTGATGCTGACGCAGGCCGCGGTCAAGACCTCGCTGGCCTGGTCCACGATCGCGCAGATGGGCTTTATGGTCATGCAGTGCGGCCTGGCGCTGTTCCCGCTGGCGCTGCTGCACATCGTGGCGCATTCGCTGTATAAAGCGCACGCGTTCCTCAGCGCGGGCGAAGCGGTCCGCAATGTGGCCGCCATCCGCCGTCCCGGCCCCGTCGCGGTGCCAAGCGCGCGCAACGTGCTGCAGGCCTTTGCCATCGGCATCGTGATGTACGGGCTGATCGGGGCGGTCTTCGGCTTTGACGGCAAATCGGTTCAGGCCATCGCCCTGGGCGTGATCCTGATCTTCGGCGTGGCCTACATCCTGGCGCAGGGCCTTGCCGATGCGGCCCCCGGCGCGCTGACCCGCCGCACCGTGATCTATGCCTCCGCGACCTCCGTCAGCTACTTCCTGCTGCAATCGCTGGCCCTGCACATGACCGCAGGCACGCTGCCCCCGGCCCCCGCCCCGGGCCCGCTGGAATGGGCGCTGATCGTTCTGGCGCTGGTCAGCTTCGGCGCGGTCGCCGTGGCCCAGGCCACCTTCCCGCTCTGGGCCACGCATCCGGCCGCCGCCGGGCTGCGCGTGCATCTGTCCAGCGGGCTTTACGCAAATGCGATCTTCGACAGGCTGCTGGACGGCTGGTCGAACCGGAAAACCGCCTGA
- a CDS encoding TRAP transporter substrate-binding protein, protein MTTDKDGPKSAERRNFLKLASTGSFTAALVAGAGGILWSSEAAAQTAKEEKERERAAEHIMTVATAYVLGASRSYPIMQLDLKENIQNATNGKIYVKLAPGGQLGAGGALVQKVQGGTIQAAQHSLSNFAPFASTVDLINMPYLCGSNQRFTNLVNSDFWKAEVHPKVEAAGFKALFYVNIDPRVVAVRKGGNAVMSPGDMAGVKFRVPGSKMLQQYYRMVGANPTPVAWGETPSAIKQGVADALDPSVGALYVFGFKDILSHVTFTQAVPDSQVYSCNLEWFNSLPADVQDGVMWGSEMTAHQNLSKVPSARAYAMAELTKAGVEFHSLSDDQLAEWKDAGGYQRSEWDSFKTELAGSMDNFAKLEEAAGAQGKYFVHDA, encoded by the coding sequence ATGACGACTGACAAGGATGGCCCCAAATCTGCGGAGCGCCGCAATTTTCTGAAACTGGCCTCGACCGGCTCCTTCACCGCGGCGCTGGTGGCGGGTGCGGGCGGGATTCTGTGGTCATCGGAAGCCGCCGCGCAGACCGCAAAGGAAGAGAAAGAGCGCGAGCGTGCGGCAGAGCATATCATGACCGTGGCGACCGCTTATGTGCTGGGCGCCTCGCGCAGCTATCCGATCATGCAGCTGGACCTGAAGGAAAACATCCAGAACGCGACCAACGGCAAGATCTACGTCAAGCTTGCCCCCGGCGGCCAGCTCGGCGCGGGCGGCGCATTGGTGCAGAAGGTGCAGGGCGGCACGATCCAGGCGGCGCAGCATTCGCTGTCGAACTTCGCGCCCTTCGCCTCCACCGTTGACCTCATCAACATGCCCTATCTCTGCGGCTCCAACCAGCGGTTCACCAATCTGGTGAACTCCGATTTCTGGAAGGCAGAGGTGCACCCCAAGGTCGAGGCCGCCGGTTTCAAGGCGCTGTTTTATGTGAACATCGACCCCCGTGTGGTGGCGGTGCGCAAGGGCGGCAACGCGGTGATGTCACCCGGTGACATGGCGGGGGTGAAATTCCGGGTGCCGGGCTCGAAAATGCTGCAGCAGTATTACCGCATGGTTGGCGCCAACCCGACGCCGGTGGCTTGGGGCGAAACCCCCTCGGCGATCAAACAGGGTGTGGCGGATGCGCTCGACCCTTCGGTCGGGGCGCTCTATGTCTTTGGTTTCAAGGACATTCTCAGCCATGTGACCTTTACCCAGGCGGTGCCGGACAGCCAGGTCTATTCCTGCAATCTGGAATGGTTCAACTCGCTGCCCGCCGATGTGCAGGACGGCGTGATGTGGGGGTCGGAGATGACCGCGCATCAGAACCTGTCCAAGGTGCCGTCCGCCCGCGCCTATGCAATGGCGGAACTGACCAAGGCAGGCGTCGAGTTCCATTCGCTGAGCGATGACCAGCTGGCAGAATGGAAAGACGCGGGCGGCTACCAGCGCAGCGAATGGGATTCCTTCAAGACAGAGCTGGCCGGGTCGATGGACAATTTCGCCAAGCTGGAGGAGGCCGCAGGCGCCCAGGGCAAATACTTCGTCCACGACGCCTGA
- a CDS encoding LysR family transcriptional regulator: protein MPLNYHHLRYFWAVAHDGNLTRTAQQLNLSQSALSVQIKQLEERLGHALFERRGRQLHLTEAGRIALDHADAIFAAGQELVATLQETGRSRQALRVGALATLSRNFQIGFLRPILARTDVEVILRSGSPAELLEGLGTLNLDLVLMNREPPDDSLAPYETHQIAEQAVSIVGSPERFDPDRPIRELLGAHPFILPTTDNTLRTAFDAMASRLSVRPQVAAEVDDMAMMRLLARENIGLALVAPIVVQDELTSGRLVEAREHPRIRETFYAITLRRRFPNPIVQELLASSFDPAPLS, encoded by the coding sequence ATGCCGCTGAACTATCACCATCTCCGCTATTTCTGGGCGGTTGCGCATGACGGGAACCTGACCCGGACCGCGCAGCAGCTGAACCTGTCGCAATCTGCCCTGTCCGTGCAGATCAAGCAGCTGGAAGAGCGTCTGGGCCATGCCCTGTTCGAGCGCCGCGGGCGGCAGTTGCACCTGACCGAGGCGGGCCGGATCGCCCTGGACCACGCCGATGCGATTTTCGCCGCCGGGCAGGAGCTGGTCGCCACATTGCAGGAGACAGGCCGCAGCCGTCAGGCGCTGCGCGTGGGAGCGCTGGCCACCTTGTCCCGCAATTTTCAGATCGGGTTCCTGCGCCCGATCCTGGCGCGGACGGACGTCGAAGTGATCCTGCGCTCCGGCAGCCCGGCGGAACTGCTGGAGGGGCTGGGCACGCTCAATCTGGATCTGGTGCTGATGAACCGGGAGCCGCCGGACGACAGTCTGGCGCCCTATGAAACCCATCAGATCGCCGAACAGGCCGTCAGCATTGTCGGCTCCCCGGAACGGTTCGACCCGGACCGTCCCATCCGCGAGCTGCTGGGCGCGCACCCGTTCATTCTGCCGACCACCGACAACACCCTGCGCACCGCCTTCGATGCCATGGCCAGCCGGCTGTCGGTGCGCCCGCAGGTGGCTGCGGAGGTGGATGATATGGCGATGATGCGCTTGCTGGCGCGGGAAAATATCGGCCTGGCCCTGGTGGCACCGATCGTGGTGCAGGATGAATTGACATCCGGGCGGCTGGTGGAAGCCCGGGAGCATCCGCGGATCAGGGAGACGTTTTACGCCATCACCCTGCGGCGCCGGTTTCCCAACCCGATTGTGCAAGAGCTTTTGGCGAGCAGCTTTGACCCGGCGCCGCTGAGTTGA
- a CDS encoding LacI family DNA-binding transcriptional regulator codes for MGKTRSAPTLTDVAREAGVSTATVSRCLNTPERVIEPTRQRVLQAVESLGYTPNFAARVMAAKRSFTIGAIIPTMDNAIFARGLQAFQDELRERGYTLLVSSSAYDPEAEREQIRTLVARGADGLLLIGHARDPEIYDYLDRHQVPSLVAWSYAPEAKRPSVGFSNASAMRALAESVLAAGHRRIAMISGLTEGNDRALSRVEGVRQALQAAGLGEGALTLIETPYEIDKGAEAFRQLMALEPRPTVVMCGNDVLAAGALREAKGMGIAVPEQVSVTGFDDIELAAIVSPALTTVHVPHREMGRKAARELVAMVEGTSAGQPVCISTHVVTRQSLAAPPDLS; via the coding sequence ATGGGAAAAACCCGCTCAGCTCCGACACTTACCGATGTTGCACGGGAGGCCGGCGTCTCGACCGCGACGGTGTCGCGCTGCCTGAACACGCCGGAACGGGTGATCGAACCGACCCGCCAGCGGGTCCTGCAGGCGGTCGAATCACTGGGCTACACCCCGAATTTCGCGGCCCGGGTGATGGCGGCCAAGCGCAGCTTTACCATCGGGGCGATCATTCCCACGATGGACAATGCGATCTTTGCCCGCGGCCTGCAGGCCTTTCAGGATGAGCTGCGGGAGCGCGGCTATACGCTGCTGGTGTCCAGCTCGGCCTATGATCCGGAGGCCGAACGCGAGCAGATCCGCACCCTGGTTGCGCGCGGCGCGGACGGGCTGCTGCTGATCGGGCACGCGCGCGACCCGGAGATTTACGACTACCTCGACCGGCATCAGGTTCCGTCGCTGGTCGCCTGGTCCTATGCGCCGGAGGCCAAGCGGCCTTCGGTCGGGTTCAGCAATGCCAGCGCCATGCGCGCGCTTGCGGAGAGCGTTCTTGCGGCGGGCCATCGGCGGATTGCGATGATTTCCGGCCTGACAGAGGGCAACGACCGGGCGCTGAGCCGGGTGGAGGGTGTCAGGCAGGCATTGCAGGCGGCCGGCCTGGGGGAGGGGGCGCTGACCCTGATCGAAACCCCGTATGAAATCGACAAGGGGGCAGAGGCGTTCCGCCAGCTTATGGCGCTGGAGCCGCGCCCGACCGTGGTGATGTGCGGCAACGATGTGCTGGCGGCAGGAGCCTTGCGCGAGGCGAAAGGGATGGGCATTGCGGTGCCGGAGCAGGTCTCTGTCACCGGGTTCGATGACATCGAATTGGCGGCAATTGTCAGCCCGGCGCTGACCACGGTGCATGTTCCGCACCGCGAAATGGGCCGCAAGGCCGCGCGGGAGCTGGTCGCGATGGTTGAAGGCACATCGGCAGGGCAGCCGGTGTGCATCAGCACGCACGTCGTGACGCGGCAGTCGCTGGCTGCGCCGCCTGACCTGTCATAA
- a CDS encoding YbcC family protein has translation MFTKHETYPAALLEFVAEANKAVKAVPPLFPLSSSVAVNPFLGQTGEPLAVAAARMARVAGARITPERAHWAAKFDAGEIGIEDLRDALASAEGRFGQPDLDTVKAALRTQSTPLSALPTVAELAADVSGIDWPGLIEDRIGVWASSHFDQGQALWQPNRTGGAFSAWREFASRDLTPEIHGLKGFGAFVAATNRSHWRAIGRASETLGISAEAAGTAYHRWLITLGGWAQYARYLLWQAELDGKTDNTAAELLAIRMVFDEALFHLYKEQIASRWAEVAAQHEMPVTPSRDLVIDAVLQDAAERAQQRKLSGVLTSRQPRLTAGRPAVQAAFCIDVRSEVFRRMLEAQDAGIETIGFAGFFGLASAHRAAGSDVTETRGPVLLQAGVSSRAAEPDTADQNRRYAARAKRAWGRFKLAAVSSFAFVEATGPLYVSKLLRDSLGRPAGAKPDPAPQLDPAIGLEARVGMAKSVLAAMSLTENFARIVMLAGHGADVTNNPHESALQCGACGGHAGDVNARLLAGLLNDAQVREGLRGEGISIPADTLFLPALHHTTTDAVTLYEQDLPGQGWKADVARLKRWLDDAGRLARTERAARLPRAKGEADIARRASDWAELRPEWGLAGCQALIAAPRQRTEGADLSGNTFLHNYDWQADAGFGVLELIMTAPVQVASWISLQYYGSTVAPELFGGGNKLLHNVAGGIGVLEGNGGSLRPGLPWQSVHDGDGFQHDPLRLTVIIEAPREAMTDVLKRHANVRALFDNRWLSLIAMDSEGKLAWRYDGGLEWSPFQPEDRGNRAIAAE, from the coding sequence ATGTTTACCAAGCACGAAACCTACCCTGCGGCCCTGCTGGAATTTGTCGCCGAGGCGAACAAGGCGGTGAAAGCGGTCCCGCCGCTGTTCCCGCTCTCCTCCAGCGTTGCGGTCAACCCGTTCCTTGGCCAGACCGGTGAACCCCTGGCGGTGGCGGCAGCGCGCATGGCGCGGGTCGCGGGTGCCCGGATCACGCCGGAGCGCGCGCATTGGGCAGCGAAATTCGACGCCGGAGAGATCGGTATCGAGGATCTGCGCGACGCGCTGGCCAGTGCCGAAGGCCGCTTTGGCCAGCCGGATCTGGACACCGTCAAGGCGGCGCTCCGGACCCAAAGCACACCGCTGAGCGCGCTGCCCACGGTGGCAGAGCTGGCGGCGGATGTGTCCGGCATCGACTGGCCGGGCCTGATCGAAGACCGGATCGGCGTCTGGGCGTCCAGCCATTTCGATCAGGGCCAGGCCCTGTGGCAGCCCAACCGCACCGGCGGCGCCTTCAGCGCCTGGCGCGAATTCGCCTCCCGCGATCTGACCCCGGAAATTCATGGGCTCAAGGGGTTTGGCGCCTTTGTTGCCGCCACCAACCGGTCGCACTGGCGGGCCATCGGGCGGGCGTCCGAGACCCTTGGCATCTCGGCCGAAGCTGCCGGCACCGCCTACCACAGGTGGCTGATCACCCTGGGAGGCTGGGCGCAATATGCGCGCTACCTGCTGTGGCAGGCGGAACTGGACGGCAAGACGGACAACACCGCGGCTGAGCTGCTGGCGATCCGGATGGTCTTCGACGAGGCGCTGTTCCATCTCTATAAGGAGCAGATTGCCAGCCGCTGGGCAGAGGTTGCCGCACAGCACGAAATGCCGGTGACCCCCAGCCGGGATCTGGTCATCGACGCGGTGCTTCAGGACGCCGCCGAGCGGGCGCAGCAGCGCAAGCTTTCCGGTGTCCTGACCTCCCGCCAGCCGCGCCTGACCGCGGGACGCCCGGCCGTGCAGGCCGCCTTCTGCATCGACGTGCGCTCCGAGGTGTTCCGCCGGATGCTGGAAGCGCAGGACGCCGGGATCGAAACCATCGGGTTTGCGGGTTTCTTCGGCCTTGCCAGCGCACACCGGGCCGCCGGTTCGGACGTGACCGAGACCCGCGGCCCGGTCCTGCTGCAGGCCGGGGTGTCCTCCAGGGCCGCCGAGCCGGACACCGCCGATCAAAACCGGCGCTATGCGGCGCGGGCCAAACGCGCCTGGGGCCGGTTCAAACTGGCGGCGGTCTCCTCCTTTGCCTTTGTCGAGGCCACCGGCCCGCTGTACGTCAGCAAGCTGCTGCGGGACTCGCTTGGCCGCCCGGCTGGCGCCAAGCCGGACCCCGCCCCGCAGCTTGACCCTGCGATCGGTCTGGAAGCCCGCGTCGGCATGGCCAAATCCGTGCTGGCCGCGATGTCCCTGACGGAGAATTTCGCGCGGATCGTGATGCTGGCAGGCCACGGCGCTGACGTCACCAACAACCCGCATGAAAGCGCCCTGCAGTGCGGCGCCTGCGGCGGCCATGCCGGCGATGTGAACGCGCGCCTGCTGGCCGGGCTGCTGAATGACGCCCAGGTGCGCGAGGGGCTGCGCGGCGAAGGCATCAGCATCCCCGCCGATACACTGTTCCTGCCGGCGCTGCACCACACCACCACCGATGCGGTCACGCTCTATGAGCAGGATCTGCCGGGCCAGGGCTGGAAGGCGGATGTCGCCCGGCTGAAGCGCTGGCTGGACGACGCCGGGCGGCTGGCCCGCACCGAACGCGCCGCCAGGCTGCCGCGGGCGAAGGGGGAGGCGGATATTGCCCGCCGGGCCAGCGACTGGGCCGAGCTGCGCCCGGAATGGGGTCTGGCCGGCTGCCAGGCGCTGATCGCCGCCCCGCGCCAGCGGACCGAGGGCGCGGACCTGTCCGGCAATACCTTCCTGCACAACTACGACTGGCAGGCCGATGCGGGCTTTGGCGTGCTGGAGCTGATCATGACCGCGCCGGTGCAGGTCGCGAGCTGGATCAGCCTGCAGTACTACGGTTCCACCGTGGCGCCGGAGCTGTTCGGCGGCGGCAACAAGCTGCTGCACAATGTGGCGGGCGGCATCGGTGTGCTCGAAGGCAACGGCGGCTCATTGCGCCCCGGCCTGCCCTGGCAGTCCGTGCATGACGGGGACGGCTTCCAGCATGACCCGCTGCGCCTGACCGTCATCATCGAAGCCCCGCGCGAGGCGATGACCGATGTGCTGAAACGGCACGCCAATGTCAGGGCGCTGTTCGACAACCGCTGGCTGTCGCTGATTGCGATGGACAGCGAAGGCAAGCTGGCCTGGCGGTATGACGGCGGACTTGAATGGTCGCCGTTCCAGCCCGAAGACCGCGGCAACCGCGCAATCGCGGCGGAGTGA